A part of Arachis hypogaea cultivar Tifrunner chromosome 12, arahy.Tifrunner.gnm2.J5K5, whole genome shotgun sequence genomic DNA contains:
- the LOC112727449 gene encoding protein FAR-RED IMPAIRED RESPONSE 1 produces MKEKNPNFFFELQLEEDQSIKLAFWADARSRAAFEYFGDVISFDTTYNTNRYNLVCGSFVGVNHHGQSTFLGCSLMKNEEIESFKWLFQSWLRCMGGNAPKRFLTDQCASMKRALEACMPTTVHRWCIWHIMKKIPSKLNRYKGHADIEQEMSQVVWNSHSKDSFDRNWNDFLLNFGLADNKWLSDLYEDRHIWVPIYLDHHFWAGMRSTQRSESMHSFFNKYITRNSSLIQFVKQYDNCLGSREQAERELDAADFHTLIPCATKSCIEAQFQDAYTHAKFREVQAQFRGKANCITRLKNSALGYGKKYTWNRSC; encoded by the exons atgaaagagaagaatccgaatttcttttttgagctccaactcgaagaggatcaatcgattaagctggctttttgggccgatgcaagaagcagagccgcctttgagtattttggagacgtcatttcattcgacaccacctacaatacaaacag gtataatttggtctgtggttcttttgtcggggtgaatcaccacggtcagtcaacatttctcggatgctctttgatgaagaacgaagaaattgaatcattcaaatggttatttcaaagctggcttcgttgcatgggaggaaacgctccgaaaaggtttctcaccgatcagtgcgcatccatgaaaagggctttagaggcctgtatgccaacaacagttcaccgctggtgtatttggcacatcatgaagaagattccaagcaaattaaacaggtacaagggacatgccgatatcgaacaagaaatgagccaagttgtttggaactctcacagcaaagactcattcgataggaattggaatgattttctgctgaattttggtcttgcggacaacaagtggctttcag atctgtacgaagaccgtcacatatgggttcctatctatctggatcaccacttctgggcagggatgagaagcacacaaaggagcgagagcatgcattcattttttaacaagtatatcacccggaacagctcgcttattcagttcgtcaaacaatacgataattgcctcggaagcagggagcaagcagagagagaattagatgctgcagattttcatacgctcataccgtgtgcaaccaaatcctgcattgaagctcagtttcaagatgcgtacactcacgcaaagtttagggaagtccaagcgcaattcagaggaaaggcgaattgcatcacgagattaaagaattccgctctaggctatgggaaaaaatatacatggaatagaagttgttga